A stretch of the Serratia marcescens genome encodes the following:
- a CDS encoding FAD/NAD(P)-binding protein, with amino-acid sequence MYKFGVVGGGAAGIAFAYNFIKNKSVNHCKRPLSLTVFDKQGFKGGMAYSSDFDSHILNMTPENMSADIFDDTHFVDWIAMHFPQFCLDRYPPRWLYREYLDFIRDMTIYMAADSNVALNFVTAEVNAIAPLEAGYRLTTTCGGAEQMNALVLCSGHNPPECLYPVDGVIAYQAHQDLPPINPYSTIGVIGCSLTAIDAIVELMERLGATDICALSRSGLFPSVQPALMRPPPEAFVEALRRFVAGSDFIDAQQLVHAINAALARHYPGPERLTVFSALGERRDCYRDLADSLDRARFAREHICSYLAAIHPAVCAAWVKMDANNRQVFMRFYNSSWMRNRHAMPIKNAHKIVAALESQRLRACGGLADISKGTDGFILRCHETRVHAQYLFNCTTPSYQLPPNRLSHQLLQDGLVQENLFGGVKCNPHTLKIADRRGREQHLYSLGAPAKGDLFYTSAMESITRDISKIVFNNPIFNAKKAEV; translated from the coding sequence ATGTATAAGTTCGGTGTGGTTGGCGGCGGAGCCGCCGGGATCGCTTTTGCGTATAACTTTATAAAAAATAAGTCGGTTAATCATTGCAAAAGGCCGCTTTCCCTGACGGTGTTCGATAAACAGGGCTTCAAGGGCGGTATGGCATACAGCAGCGATTTTGACAGTCATATATTAAATATGACGCCGGAAAACATGTCGGCGGATATTTTCGACGATACGCACTTCGTTGATTGGATCGCCATGCATTTCCCGCAGTTTTGCCTGGATCGTTATCCGCCGCGCTGGCTGTATCGGGAATATCTCGATTTTATTCGCGACATGACGATTTATATGGCGGCGGACAGTAACGTAGCGCTGAATTTCGTGACCGCCGAAGTGAATGCCATCGCGCCGCTAGAAGCCGGCTACCGGCTGACCACCACCTGTGGCGGCGCCGAACAGATGAATGCGCTGGTGCTGTGTTCGGGGCACAACCCGCCGGAATGTCTCTATCCGGTGGATGGCGTGATCGCTTATCAGGCCCACCAGGATCTGCCGCCGATCAACCCTTACTCGACCATCGGCGTGATCGGCTGCAGCCTGACGGCGATTGATGCCATCGTTGAGCTGATGGAACGCCTGGGGGCGACCGACATCTGCGCCCTGTCGCGCTCGGGCCTGTTCCCCAGCGTGCAGCCGGCGCTGATGCGTCCGCCGCCGGAGGCGTTTGTTGAGGCGCTGCGGCGCTTTGTCGCCGGCAGCGATTTTATTGACGCGCAACAGCTGGTGCATGCGATCAATGCTGCGCTGGCGCGCCACTATCCAGGGCCGGAGCGGCTGACGGTGTTCTCGGCGCTGGGGGAAAGACGCGATTGCTACCGCGATCTGGCGGACAGCCTCGATCGCGCGCGTTTTGCCCGGGAGCATATCTGCAGCTATCTGGCGGCGATCCACCCGGCGGTGTGCGCCGCCTGGGTCAAGATGGATGCCAACAACCGGCAGGTTTTCATGCGTTTTTACAACTCCTCCTGGATGCGCAATCGGCACGCCATGCCGATCAAGAACGCCCACAAGATCGTGGCGGCGCTGGAGAGCCAGCGCTTGCGCGCCTGCGGCGGCCTGGCGGATATCAGTAAGGGGACGGACGGGTTTATCCTTCGTTGCCATGAGACGCGGGTGCACGCGCAGTATCTGTTCAACTGCACCACGCCTTCTTATCAACTGCCGCCCAACCGCCTGAGCCATCAACTGCTGCAAGACGGACTGGTGCAGGAGAACCTGTTCGGCGGCGTGAAGTGCAACCCGCACACGCTGAAAATCGCCGACCGACGCGGCCGTGAACAGCACCTCTACTCGCTCGGCGCGCCCGCCAAGGGCGACCTGTTTTACACCTCGGCGATGGAGTCCATTACGCGGGATATCAGCAAGATCGTGTTTAACAACCCTATTTTCAACGCAAAGAAGGCTGAAGTATGA
- a CDS encoding formyltransferase family protein, whose translation MKNVALFVGNDIFSWLVCQDLIAALKGECAFTVYFPLAKSAGRTQEPAVRRLGLYEREVLNDFVFPFVGRNAAACAGVYQPPALFLAAAGVKAHRVLDINDAAFISSLGHMDGVISLRCYQKFSADYVRAFSRRGKLLWNLHPGDLPRYRGVMTLFRAMMNGDRDCAVTLHEMDEHWDAGPVLARLPAELRHDLSFLENMMLLGVQSGTFLARQLMRAERSEAIAAEKQGDSRYWGFPDAQTLAQAEQAGIELVDHDAVREQYLALFVGDRFHPLAGQFCAGFDDFVRAHGHD comes from the coding sequence ATGAAAAACGTAGCGCTCTTTGTCGGCAACGACATTTTCTCCTGGCTGGTGTGCCAGGATCTGATCGCCGCCCTGAAAGGCGAGTGTGCCTTTACGGTGTATTTCCCCTTGGCGAAAAGCGCCGGGCGCACGCAGGAGCCGGCGGTTCGCCGCCTGGGGCTGTATGAGCGCGAAGTGCTGAACGATTTCGTGTTTCCGTTCGTGGGCCGCAACGCCGCCGCCTGCGCGGGCGTCTATCAGCCGCCGGCCCTGTTCCTGGCCGCCGCCGGGGTCAAAGCGCATCGCGTTCTCGACATCAATGACGCTGCGTTTATCAGCAGCCTGGGGCATATGGATGGGGTGATCTCCCTGCGCTGTTATCAGAAATTTTCCGCCGACTATGTGCGCGCCTTCAGCCGACGCGGCAAGCTGCTGTGGAACCTGCATCCGGGGGATTTGCCGCGCTATCGCGGGGTGATGACGTTGTTCCGCGCGATGATGAACGGTGACAGAGACTGTGCGGTAACGCTGCATGAAATGGATGAGCACTGGGACGCCGGCCCGGTGCTCGCCCGCCTGCCCGCCGAGCTGCGTCACGATCTGTCGTTCCTGGAAAACATGATGCTGTTGGGCGTGCAAAGCGGCACCTTCCTGGCGCGTCAGCTGATGCGGGCGGAGCGCAGCGAAGCGATAGCGGCGGAAAAGCAGGGCGATTCGCGCTACTGGGGCTTCCCGGACGCGCAGACGCTGGCGCAGGCAGAACAGGCGGGCATTGAGCTGGTGGACCATGACGCCGTGCGCGAGCAGTATCTGGCGCTGTTCGTCGGCGATCGCTTCCACCCGCTGGCGGGGCAGTTCTGCGCCGGGTTCGACGACTTCGTGCGGGCGCACGGCCATGATTGA
- the rnk gene encoding nucleoside diphosphate kinase regulator has protein sequence MTKPIITINELDAERLDALLEQPAFANTDVAAALNDELDRAEILPPEKMPANVVTMNSRVRFRDLHTDEEHVRTLVYPASLKDSHDQLSVMAPLGAALLGMHVGKQISWQLPNGEEARIEVLELLYQPEAAGEYHR, from the coding sequence ATGACCAAACCCATCATTACTATTAATGAGCTGGATGCGGAACGCCTGGATGCGCTATTGGAACAACCGGCCTTTGCCAACACCGACGTCGCCGCCGCGCTGAACGACGAGTTGGATCGCGCGGAAATCCTGCCGCCGGAGAAAATGCCGGCCAACGTGGTGACCATGAACAGCCGCGTGCGTTTTCGCGATCTGCACACCGATGAAGAGCACGTGCGCACGCTGGTTTACCCGGCATCGCTGAAAGACAGCCACGATCAGCTGTCGGTGATGGCGCCGCTGGGCGCAGCGCTGCTCGGCATGCACGTCGGCAAGCAGATCTCCTGGCAATTGCCGAACGGTGAAGAAGCGCGGATTGAAGTGCTGGAATTGCTGTACCAGCCGGAAGCGGCGGGCGAATACCACCGTTAA
- a CDS encoding DUF4312 family protein, translated as MKEQYTTSVKVEGKGDSKAKAFASALANVQGAVLKSTNNILLRIEPQDISVVKAEEKITKEKFLFFFLPRERKRYAVSLEITVNVTIINTEKVVFVTK; from the coding sequence ATGAAAGAGCAATATACCACATCGGTAAAGGTGGAGGGTAAAGGCGACAGCAAAGCGAAAGCTTTTGCTTCCGCCTTGGCTAATGTGCAGGGCGCGGTATTAAAGTCCACCAACAATATTCTGCTGCGTATCGAGCCGCAGGACATCAGCGTGGTGAAAGCGGAAGAGAAAATAACTAAAGAGAAATTTCTTTTCTTCTTTTTACCGCGTGAAAGAAAGCGCTATGCCGTTTCTCTGGAAATAACCGTGAACGTAACCATTATCAATACCGAGAAGGTTGTCTTCGTCACGAAATAA
- a CDS encoding DUF4311 domain-containing protein, with amino-acid sequence MFLIILFKSIIIGGLVGVGVGAGAARMFHAPTTQGMGAFRTLGELNSCEGDPASHFSFGLGFFFNAWASSVAAGSFTQDVDHRIIPHWGAAALMVKNRNLAQTLHDPKKMAIACGIIGMLVVAFLNTTASAVPAALQVTAIKVLVPAANLLVNTVMPVIFWLAAIDAGRRSGFWGTIFGGLAQLIMGNAVPGLVLGILIGKGVEESGWNKITKIMMAVIVLLFVLSGFFRGFDMKVLESFSLGVPGWLDAIHNTLSGK; translated from the coding sequence ATGTTTTTAATCATCTTATTTAAATCGATTATTATCGGTGGGCTGGTGGGGGTCGGCGTAGGGGCCGGCGCCGCACGCATGTTCCACGCACCGACAACACAGGGCATGGGGGCATTTCGTACCTTGGGCGAGCTGAATTCCTGCGAGGGCGATCCGGCTTCCCACTTCTCATTCGGTCTGGGCTTCTTCTTCAACGCCTGGGCATCTTCCGTGGCGGCGGGTTCCTTCACGCAGGACGTCGACCACCGCATCATCCCGCACTGGGGCGCGGCGGCCCTGATGGTCAAGAACCGCAATCTGGCGCAAACGCTGCACGATCCGAAAAAAATGGCTATTGCCTGCGGCATCATCGGCATGCTGGTGGTGGCGTTCCTCAATACCACCGCTTCCGCCGTGCCTGCCGCGCTGCAGGTCACCGCGATCAAGGTGCTGGTGCCGGCGGCCAACCTGCTGGTGAACACCGTGATGCCGGTGATCTTCTGGCTGGCGGCGATCGACGCCGGGCGCCGTTCCGGCTTCTGGGGCACCATTTTCGGCGGCCTGGCGCAGCTGATCATGGGCAACGCCGTACCGGGCCTGGTGCTGGGTATTCTGATCGGCAAAGGCGTGGAAGAGAGCGGCTGGAACAAGATCACCAAGATCATGATGGCGGTGATCGTGCTGCTGTTCGTGCTGAGCGGCTTCTTCCGCGGCTTCGACATGAAAGTTCTCGAGTCCTTCAGTCTCGGCGTGCCGGGCTGGCTGGACGCCATTCACAATACCCTGAGCGGTAAATAA
- a CDS encoding glycine dehydrogenase, which produces MKEIEQSDVSEAGAITARVLADITAMLNAENIYTNAVQQQMLESHIRAMVLRSITGEPLPEVDKSLFDEISAESMQMAERVVNQFGTLPIEEAYLLSVHFEVAKDNNA; this is translated from the coding sequence ATAAAAGAAATTGAACAATCCGATGTCAGCGAAGCCGGAGCGATCACCGCTCGGGTGTTGGCGGATATTACCGCGATGCTGAATGCTGAAAATATTTATACCAATGCGGTGCAGCAACAGATGCTGGAATCGCATATTCGCGCCATGGTGCTGCGTTCAATAACCGGTGAGCCGTTGCCGGAGGTGGATAAATCGTTGTTCGACGAAATCTCCGCCGAATCCATGCAAATGGCGGAGCGCGTGGTGAATCAGTTTGGCACATTGCCTATCGAAGAAGCCTATTTGCTGTCAGTGCACTTCGAAGTGGCGAAAGATAATAACGCATAG
- a CDS encoding sulfite exporter TauE/SafE family protein, with the protein MIETLIVLGAGFLTGITTILFGFGGGFVVVPFVYHLISASGEQPGQAMHIAVATSTAVMILNASYATLTNWRSGNLLRETIVPLIFFIGIGAALGAFASSLLADGVIRGLFVVYMAVTIADCLFRRGFLVKPARAELSPVTLWGGGPLIGGIATLLGVGGSVMTVPLLRRHGYDMKYCVSAANPLSIPVAVIGALMYIVLGWREMSGPQYLGYVNLNILGLLVVAGIAGIVFARRCLPKVSDALHAKIYVLLLIAVLIAICV; encoded by the coding sequence ATGATTGAAACCTTGATTGTACTGGGTGCCGGTTTTCTGACCGGCATCACCACCATTCTGTTCGGCTTCGGCGGCGGCTTTGTGGTGGTGCCTTTCGTCTATCACTTGATCTCCGCGTCGGGCGAGCAGCCCGGCCAGGCGATGCATATCGCGGTGGCGACCTCGACGGCGGTGATGATCCTCAACGCGAGTTACGCCACGCTGACCAACTGGCGCAGCGGCAACCTGCTGCGCGAAACCATCGTGCCGCTGATCTTTTTCATCGGCATCGGCGCGGCGCTGGGCGCGTTCGCCTCTTCGCTGCTGGCGGACGGCGTGATCCGCGGGCTGTTTGTGGTCTATATGGCAGTGACCATCGCCGACTGTCTGTTCCGCCGGGGTTTCCTGGTCAAACCGGCGCGCGCCGAATTGTCCCCCGTTACGCTGTGGGGCGGCGGGCCGCTGATCGGCGGCATCGCGACCCTGCTGGGGGTGGGCGGCAGCGTGATGACCGTGCCGCTGCTGCGTCGTCATGGCTATGACATGAAATATTGCGTCAGCGCCGCCAACCCGCTGTCGATCCCGGTGGCGGTGATCGGGGCGCTGATGTATATCGTGTTGGGGTGGCGCGAGATGAGCGGGCCGCAGTATCTGGGCTACGTCAATCTGAACATTCTGGGGTTGCTGGTGGTCGCGGGGATTGCGGGGATCGTGTTTGCAAGGCGCTGTTTGCCTAAGGTGAGCGATGCGCTGCATGCCAAAATCTACGTGCTGCTGCTGATCGCCGTGCTGATCGCTATCTGCGTCTGA
- a CDS encoding glycine-rich SFCGS family protein, translating into MGQITVVIGDRLGKGQKVGQGVENAGGKAVVIPGVAADMKLGDVMKAENAQLGISFCGSGGAGAITAQTKHGYKAKYGMRSVEEGVTAINEGCNVLGFGFMDKEELGQKLVEAYVKKHGNP; encoded by the coding sequence ATGGGTCAAATTACCGTAGTGATCGGCGATCGTCTGGGTAAAGGGCAAAAAGTCGGCCAAGGCGTTGAAAATGCAGGAGGAAAAGCGGTGGTTATCCCCGGCGTTGCGGCGGACATGAAGCTGGGCGACGTCATGAAAGCGGAAAACGCGCAGCTGGGCATCTCTTTTTGCGGCAGCGGCGGCGCCGGCGCGATTACCGCGCAAACCAAACATGGCTACAAGGCCAAATACGGCATGCGTTCGGTGGAAGAGGGCGTGACGGCAATTAACGAAGGCTGCAACGTGCTGGGCTTCGGCTTTATGGATAAAGAAGAGCTGGGCCAGAAACTGGTGGAAGCCTACGTCAAAAAACATGGCAATCCATAA